A single region of the Rathayibacter rathayi genome encodes:
- a CDS encoding ABC transporter permease has protein sequence MSSTDTAVRRGGIGSLLASELALLFRRRRTWALLAALAALPILLAVAVRLSGEDTDGPSFVGAIGGNGLFTGLAAITVAVPLFLPLTVGVVAGDAIAGEASLGTLRYLLVSPAGRVRLLAVKFIACVAFCLAAALTVMVVGVLIGLALFPVGPVTLLSGTTVPLTDAIGRALAIAVYAALSLVGLAAVGLFISTLTDMPVGAMAATVVISIAAQIVGSLSQLRVLHPFLLTDHWFDFADLLRDPIAWGSFGENALLQLAYVAVFGSLAVGRFTTRDVLS, from the coding sequence ATGTCGAGCACTGACACCGCTGTCCGCCGCGGCGGGATCGGCTCGCTCCTCGCCTCTGAGCTGGCCCTGCTCTTTCGTCGTCGCCGCACCTGGGCGCTGCTCGCGGCCCTGGCTGCCCTCCCGATCCTGCTCGCCGTCGCGGTGCGGCTCTCGGGCGAAGACACCGACGGCCCGTCCTTCGTCGGCGCGATCGGTGGCAACGGACTCTTCACCGGGCTCGCGGCGATCACGGTCGCCGTCCCGCTCTTTCTTCCGCTCACCGTCGGAGTCGTCGCCGGCGATGCGATCGCGGGGGAGGCATCGCTGGGCACCCTGCGCTACCTCCTGGTCAGCCCCGCCGGCCGCGTGCGGCTGCTCGCGGTCAAGTTCATCGCCTGTGTTGCTTTCTGCCTGGCAGCTGCGCTGACGGTGATGGTGGTGGGTGTGCTGATCGGCCTGGCGCTCTTCCCGGTCGGACCGGTGACCCTGCTCTCGGGCACGACCGTCCCGCTCACCGATGCGATCGGGCGAGCCCTGGCAATCGCGGTGTACGCGGCGCTCTCGCTGGTCGGGCTCGCGGCGGTCGGCCTCTTCATCTCCACGCTCACCGACATGCCGGTCGGCGCGATGGCGGCCACGGTCGTCATCTCGATCGCGGCGCAGATCGTCGGGTCGCTCTCGCAGCTCCGGGTCCTGCACCCGTTCCTGCTGACGGACCACTGGTTCGATTTCGCCGACCTACTGCGCGACCCGATCGCCTGGGGCTCCTTCGGCGAGAACGCGCTGCTTCAGCTGGCTTACGTCGCCGTCTTCGGCTCGCTCGCCGTCGGGCGCTTCACCACCCGCGACGTCCTGTCCTGA
- a CDS encoding GNAT family N-acetyltransferase, translating to MVKDFRRAEDVSRYELHLDGALVGVLDYREAPGSVALVRSFTTPPFRGRGLAGELVAFAVDDIEAAGGRSVVPMCWYVGQWFEQHPEKVHLLAPA from the coding sequence ATGGTCAAGGACTTCCGCCGGGCGGAGGATGTGTCGCGCTACGAGCTGCACCTCGACGGCGCTCTGGTGGGCGTGCTCGACTATCGCGAGGCGCCGGGCAGCGTCGCTCTCGTCCGCTCCTTCACCACTCCGCCCTTCCGCGGCCGGGGGCTCGCGGGAGAGTTGGTCGCCTTCGCTGTCGATGACATCGAGGCGGCAGGCGGCAGAAGCGTCGTGCCGATGTGCTGGTACGTCGGCCAGTGGTTCGAGCAGCATCCCGAGAAGGTGCACCTGCTCGCTCCCGCCTGA
- a CDS encoding ABC transporter ATP-binding protein, whose product MTTGELAVETRGLTKRFGRQEAVSQLDLAVPRGAVFGFLGPNGSGKTTTIRMLLALAAPTEGSITLLGSAMPRRASDVLPRVGALVEGPAFYPFLSGAANLRRFDAAEAGTSPRTRNARAQEALARVGLSAAARKKVGSYSLGMKQRLGIAVALLSPRDLIVLDEPTNGLDPQGTREVRALVRGLNQDGTTVLVSSHLLAEIEQLCTHAAVMRTGRLVAQGGLDELRGDAAAVELLTPDRERALVTLRARGLEPRTAPGPHPADPPLVVAALPPGLAGETLVADLVQADVRVRGFAVRRPSLEERFVELTGEGFDVEH is encoded by the coding sequence GTGACGACGGGCGAACTCGCGGTCGAGACGCGGGGCCTCACCAAGCGATTCGGGCGTCAGGAGGCGGTCTCGCAACTCGACCTCGCCGTGCCCCGCGGCGCCGTGTTCGGCTTCCTCGGCCCCAACGGCTCGGGCAAGACGACGACCATCCGGATGCTGCTCGCCCTGGCCGCGCCGACAGAGGGCAGCATCACCCTCCTCGGTTCGGCGATGCCCCGGCGGGCCAGCGACGTGCTGCCCCGAGTGGGTGCGCTGGTCGAGGGCCCGGCCTTTTACCCGTTCCTCTCCGGAGCCGCGAATCTGCGCCGTTTCGATGCCGCGGAGGCGGGCACGTCGCCCCGTACCCGCAACGCCCGAGCCCAGGAGGCCCTGGCCCGCGTGGGCCTCTCGGCCGCTGCACGCAAGAAGGTCGGTTCCTACTCACTCGGAATGAAGCAGCGGCTTGGCATCGCCGTCGCTCTGCTCTCGCCCCGCGACCTGATCGTGCTCGACGAACCCACGAACGGACTCGACCCGCAGGGGACCCGTGAGGTTCGCGCCCTGGTGCGCGGGCTCAACCAGGACGGCACGACGGTCCTCGTCTCGAGTCATCTGCTCGCCGAGATCGAGCAGCTCTGCACCCACGCCGCCGTCATGCGCACCGGACGCCTGGTAGCGCAGGGCGGCCTCGACGAGCTGCGGGGCGATGCCGCCGCCGTCGAACTCCTGACTCCCGATCGCGAACGCGCCCTGGTCACCCTTCGCGCCCGCGGGCTGGAGCCGCGCACCGCACCGGGGCCGCACCCGGCCGATCCGCCGCTCGTGGTCGCCGCTCTGCCGCCGGGGCTCGCGGGCGAGACTCTCGTCGCCGACCTGGTGCAGGCCGACGTCCGGGTCCGCGGCTTCGCGGTCCGTCGGCCCTCGCTCGAGGAGCGCTTCGTCGAACTGACTGGGGAGGGCTTCGATGTCGAGCACTGA
- a CDS encoding Fe-S cluster assembly protein HesB, producing MLTLTDNASTVVTTITSQTQSPVEGGLRISGTDLDASNFAVAVAAAPEPTDAVVEQDGARIFLDAAASVALGDKVLDAQVDEGGSVRFGITPQG from the coding sequence ATGCTCACGCTCACCGACAATGCCAGCACCGTCGTCACGACCATCACCAGCCAGACCCAGAGCCCCGTCGAAGGCGGACTGCGCATCAGCGGCACCGACCTCGACGCCAGCAACTTCGCGGTAGCGGTCGCCGCGGCCCCCGAGCCGACGGACGCTGTCGTCGAGCAGGACGGAGCCCGTATCTTCCTCGACGCCGCCGCCTCCGTCGCGCTCGGCGACAAGGTGCTCGACGCGCAGGTGGATGAGGGTGGCTCCGTCCGCTTCGGGATCACTCCACAGGGCTGA
- a CDS encoding YchJ family protein, with product MHPADSCPCGSRRHYADCCRPAHLGEEPSPTAERLMRSRYSANVLGSAPYLLASWHPTTRPRRIDLDPDVRWRRLQIVDTSFGRESDEEGLVEFRASYRSPAGPGLVHERSRFLREDGRWLYVDGEMLGGEA from the coding sequence ATGCACCCAGCCGACTCCTGCCCCTGCGGAAGCCGCCGCCACTACGCCGACTGCTGTCGCCCTGCCCACCTCGGCGAGGAGCCCTCGCCGACGGCGGAGCGCCTGATGCGCAGCCGCTACAGCGCGAACGTCCTCGGCAGCGCCCCCTACCTGCTCGCGAGCTGGCACCCCACAACCCGGCCCCGCCGCATCGACCTCGATCCCGACGTCCGCTGGCGCCGGCTCCAGATCGTCGACACCTCGTTCGGCCGAGAGAGCGACGAGGAGGGCCTGGTCGAGTTCCGCGCCTCCTATCGCTCGCCCGCTGGCCCCGGCCTCGTGCACGAGCGCAGCCGCTTCCTGCGCGAGGACGGTCGCTGGCTCTACGTCGATGGCGAGATGCTCGGCGGCGAGGCCTGA
- a CDS encoding NAD(P)H-hydrate epimerase, producing MQRAADGLARELRIVLAGRRDRSRPGSVLVLVGPGDNGGDALYAAAELSSSGIDVILVLAAERVHRRGLAVALDEGCGQVADEDSRALAAAVARADVLVDGILGIGATEPGLRGRSRAVVEAVLAALQGRPERPMIVAVDLPSGIHPDDGSVPDPTVLRADMTVTFGAVKAGLLLPPGDSYAGRLRLVDIGLGPDLAGVEPAVRV from the coding sequence ATGCAGCGCGCCGCGGACGGACTCGCTCGCGAGCTGCGGATCGTGCTCGCCGGGCGCCGCGACCGCTCCCGGCCCGGCTCCGTGCTTGTCCTGGTAGGACCGGGCGACAACGGCGGAGACGCGCTCTACGCGGCCGCCGAGCTCTCCTCCTCCGGGATCGACGTCATCCTCGTGCTCGCCGCCGAGCGAGTGCACCGGCGCGGGCTCGCCGTCGCGCTCGACGAGGGCTGCGGGCAGGTCGCGGACGAGGACTCCCGAGCCCTCGCCGCGGCGGTGGCGCGTGCAGACGTCCTGGTGGACGGGATCCTCGGCATCGGCGCCACCGAGCCCGGGCTGCGGGGCCGCTCCCGCGCGGTCGTCGAGGCCGTGCTCGCGGCTCTGCAGGGGCGGCCCGAGCGCCCGATGATCGTCGCGGTCGATCTGCCCAGCGGCATCCATCCAGACGACGGGTCCGTCCCCGATCCGACCGTGCTGCGCGCGGACATGACGGTGACCTTCGGTGCGGTCAAGGCCGGGCTACTGCTGCCTCCTGGCGACTCCTACGCCGGCCGCCTGCGCCTGGTCGACATCGGCCTGGGTCCGGATCTCGCCGGAGTGGAGCCCGCCGTTCGCGTGTGA
- a CDS encoding ATP-dependent DNA ligase, which yields MALPFALPIAPMLAQAVPQVPAQDAVEGGYSYEPKWDGFRAIVSVSGGECEIGSRGSKPLTRYFPELVEAFLRLLPDDCVLDGEIVLATGAPGAQRLDWDLLSQRIHPAVSRVRMLAEATPAMLVAFDLLAADGRSLLEEPYSVRRKALAALLAEIPHPLHLGRTTADEDLARDWLKRFEGAGLDGVVAKPLAAPYAPGKRTMLKVKHHRTADVIAIGYREHTSKPGVGSILLGLRGDDGEVRQVGGASAFSDERRVHLLDELAPAVERDAEGEPVRGDGERSRFSSGRDTSFVRLRPELVLEVRYDQREGDRFRHTVQFERWRPERDASSCTMEQLEQPTAYDLGDVLA from the coding sequence ATGGCCCTGCCCTTCGCGCTCCCGATCGCTCCGATGCTCGCCCAGGCGGTGCCGCAGGTGCCCGCGCAGGACGCGGTCGAGGGCGGGTACTCCTACGAGCCCAAGTGGGACGGCTTCCGTGCGATCGTCTCGGTCTCGGGCGGGGAGTGCGAGATCGGCAGCCGCGGCTCCAAGCCGCTAACGCGGTATTTCCCCGAGCTGGTCGAGGCGTTCCTCCGGCTCCTCCCCGACGATTGCGTCCTCGACGGCGAGATCGTGCTGGCGACCGGAGCGCCAGGGGCGCAGCGGCTCGATTGGGACCTGCTCTCCCAGCGCATCCACCCCGCCGTCAGCCGCGTGAGGATGCTGGCGGAGGCGACTCCGGCGATGCTCGTCGCCTTCGACCTGCTCGCGGCGGACGGGCGCAGCCTGCTCGAGGAGCCGTACTCGGTGCGGCGGAAGGCGCTCGCGGCGCTGCTGGCCGAGATCCCGCATCCGCTGCACCTGGGCCGCACCACGGCCGACGAGGACCTGGCGCGGGACTGGCTGAAGCGCTTCGAGGGCGCGGGACTGGACGGCGTGGTGGCCAAACCCCTCGCCGCGCCCTACGCCCCGGGCAAGCGCACGATGCTGAAGGTCAAGCACCACCGCACGGCCGATGTGATCGCGATCGGCTACCGCGAGCACACCTCGAAGCCAGGAGTGGGCTCGATCCTGCTCGGGCTGCGCGGCGACGACGGCGAGGTGCGTCAGGTTGGCGGCGCCTCCGCGTTCAGCGACGAGCGGCGGGTGCACCTGCTCGACGAGCTCGCGCCCGCGGTAGAGCGCGACGCGGAGGGCGAGCCGGTGCGCGGCGACGGCGAGCGGAGCCGGTTCTCCAGCGGACGCGATACCTCCTTCGTGCGCCTGCGGCCCGAGCTGGTGCTCGAGGTGCGCTACGACCAGCGCGAGGGTGACCGCTTTCGGCACACTGTGCAGTTCGAACGCTGGCGGCCCGAGCGCGATGCGTCGTCCTGCACGA
- a CDS encoding LolA family protein, with the protein MSIDWKRWTPVVVVPAVVVAAAVALPLSASAAGDLPEKSAADLLAFVAESDTTAFSGEVQQSSNLGLPDLSALGGSVGATSGSADPIGALVELATGSHQARVYVDSERGARLQVLDRLAERDVIASKTDGVWVYDSSANTATHHSPPGGAVHAGSPGGQVVTPSSVAEQLLAAIDPTTAVAVGSDVRVAGRDAYELVLTPRDSGTLVGSVSVSVDGQTGLPLGVTVTASGGTAPAFSLAYTSIDFSTPDASLFTFTPPAGARVTENAASADDAADGPAADTPAADTPTPGALDAATDSDVTTTGSGWGTVVELPAGGTDGLASLDAITTPVDGGRVLSSALLSVLITDDGRVLAGAVPVETVRDAAAAR; encoded by the coding sequence ATGAGCATTGACTGGAAGCGCTGGACGCCTGTCGTCGTGGTCCCCGCGGTCGTCGTCGCCGCGGCCGTCGCCCTCCCCCTCTCCGCGAGTGCCGCGGGAGATCTCCCCGAGAAGTCGGCCGCCGACCTCCTCGCCTTCGTCGCCGAGAGCGATACCACCGCTTTCTCCGGCGAGGTCCAGCAGAGTTCCAACCTCGGGCTGCCCGACCTCTCCGCCCTCGGCGGCTCGGTCGGTGCGACGTCGGGTTCGGCCGACCCGATCGGCGCCCTCGTCGAGCTGGCGACCGGATCGCATCAGGCGCGGGTCTACGTCGACTCCGAGCGGGGTGCGCGCCTGCAGGTGCTGGATCGACTGGCCGAGCGCGACGTCATCGCCTCGAAGACGGACGGCGTCTGGGTCTACGACTCGAGTGCGAACACCGCGACGCACCACTCCCCGCCCGGCGGAGCGGTCCACGCGGGCTCTCCGGGTGGCCAGGTCGTCACCCCGTCCTCGGTCGCCGAGCAGTTGCTCGCCGCGATCGACCCGACGACCGCGGTGGCCGTCGGATCCGACGTCCGGGTCGCCGGTCGCGACGCCTACGAACTTGTGCTCACTCCGCGCGACAGCGGCACACTGGTCGGCTCCGTCAGTGTTTCCGTGGACGGCCAGACCGGTCTCCCGCTCGGCGTGACCGTGACGGCCAGCGGCGGTACCGCCCCCGCCTTTAGCCTCGCCTACACAAGCATCGACTTCTCGACGCCCGACGCCTCCCTCTTCACGTTCACGCCCCCGGCGGGCGCTCGGGTGACCGAGAATGCCGCGTCGGCCGACGACGCTGCCGACGGCCCCGCTGCCGACACCCCCGCTGCCGACACCCCGACGCCAGGCGCCCTCGACGCCGCGACCGACTCCGACGTCACGACCACCGGCTCCGGCTGGGGCACCGTCGTCGAGCTGCCGGCGGGCGGCACCGACGGGCTCGCTTCTCTCGATGCGATCACCACTCCGGTCGATGGTGGCCGAGTCCTCTCCTCCGCCCTGCTGAGCGTCCTGATCACCGATGACGGTCGCGTGCTCGCGGGCGCCGTACCGGTCGAGACGGTGCGCGACGCGGCTGCCGCTCGGTGA